One Chrysiogenia bacterium genomic region harbors:
- a CDS encoding methyltransferase: protein MSEQLDPSRVTPEKIMEVGMAFWPSKILLSAVELELFSTLGDRKLTAEELAGELGVCERARHDFFDALVATGFLLREGDGATGRYENTPETGTFLDKNKPTYIGGILEMSNSRLYRFWADLTEALRTGKPQNEVKTTGAPMFDELYADEARLEQFMGAMSGISTPNFAAFAQAFDFSKYKTLCDVGGASGILSILVAQANPHMECTSFDLPVVEPIAKRRIAGAGLGGRVRTASGDFFKDALPRADVITMGLILHDWNLENKMHLIRAAYDALPEGGAFVVIENLIDDARRENAFGLFMSLNMLIEFGDAFDYSGADFAGWCKEAGFSRTEVVPLGGPCSMGIAYK from the coding sequence TCTTTTGAGCGCGGTGGAGCTGGAGCTCTTTTCGACGCTCGGCGATCGCAAGCTGACCGCGGAAGAACTGGCGGGCGAGCTCGGCGTGTGCGAGCGGGCGCGCCATGACTTTTTCGACGCACTGGTGGCGACCGGGTTTCTCCTGCGAGAGGGCGATGGTGCGACGGGGCGTTACGAGAACACGCCCGAGACGGGCACCTTTCTCGACAAGAACAAACCCACGTACATCGGCGGCATTCTGGAGATGTCGAACTCGCGGCTCTACCGGTTCTGGGCCGACCTGACCGAGGCGCTCAGGACCGGTAAGCCCCAGAACGAAGTGAAGACCACGGGCGCGCCCATGTTCGACGAACTCTATGCCGACGAGGCGCGGCTCGAGCAATTCATGGGCGCCATGAGTGGAATCTCCACGCCCAACTTCGCCGCCTTCGCGCAGGCCTTCGACTTCTCGAAGTACAAGACCCTCTGTGACGTGGGCGGCGCCAGCGGCATCCTTTCGATCCTCGTCGCGCAGGCCAACCCGCACATGGAGTGCACGAGCTTCGACCTGCCGGTGGTCGAGCCCATTGCCAAGCGCCGCATCGCCGGCGCGGGTCTGGGTGGCCGCGTGCGCACGGCTTCGGGCGACTTCTTCAAGGACGCGCTGCCAAGAGCCGATGTCATCACCATGGGACTCATCCTCCACGACTGGAATCTCGAGAACAAGATGCACCTCATCCGCGCCGCCTACGACGCGCTTCCTGAGGGCGGCGCCTTCGTCGTGATCGAGAATCTCATCGACGACGCCCGGCGCGAGAATGCGTTCGGCCTGTTCATGTCGCTCAACATGCTGATCGAATTCGGCGACGCCTTCGATTACTCCGGCGCGGACTTCGCCGGCTGGTGCAAGGAAGCGGGTTTCTCCCGCACCGAAGTCGTGCCGCTCGGCGGGCCGTGCAGCATGGGGATTGCCTACAAGTAG